One region of Poecile atricapillus isolate bPoeAtr1 chromosome 8, bPoeAtr1.hap1, whole genome shotgun sequence genomic DNA includes:
- the FYTTD1 gene encoding UAP56-interacting factor isoform X2 — protein sequence MRGPGWGRPGLREAAMNAFGAAAQLPGSSAAAGARHGGGESLEKIDMSLDDIIKLNKKEERKQYSPKVKRSVQQNRAQQFSSQGSKWGIQQQKGYGKNRLGRRKKIAGKKRSYGVITGLAAKKAVGSHKGISPLNRQPLSEKNAQRNYQVLKRKTNLQRQSEVQRKQAPALRRPTLLNRRNNLPSTFVRIGNKLNQQKDTRQATFLFRRGLKVQAQVQSADDLDNQTVKRTRQWRTSSTSGGILTVSIDNPGAIISPISQKLRLTRSPVPPFLMKRDQSEEKKIPKGVPLQFDINSVGKQTGMTLNERFGILKEQRTALSQNKGSRFVTVG from the exons ATGCGCGGGCCCGGCTGGGGGCGGCCCGGTCTGAGGGAGGCGGCCATGAACGCGTTCGGGGCtgcggcacagctcccgggctCCTCGGCCGCGGCGGGGGCCCGGCACGGCGGCGGAGAGAGCCTGGAGAAGATCGACATGTCACTGG aTGATATAATCAAGCTGAacaagaaagaagagagaaagcaaTATTCTCCCAAAGTAAAAAGAAGTGTTCAGCAGAATCGAGCTCAACAGTTCAGTTCACAAGGCTCCAAGTGGGGAATCCAACAGCAGAAAG GTTATGGTAAGAATCGTTTGGGGCGCAGAAAGAAGATAGCAGGGAAGAAGCGTTCTTATGGAGTCATAACTGGCCTGGCAGCCAAGAAAGCTGTGGGTTCACACAAAGGAATCAGTCCTCTGAACAGACAGCCACTGAGTGAGAAG aaTGCACAGCGGAATTACCAGGtcttgaaaaggaaaacaaacctgCAGAGACAATCTGAAGTGCAGAGAAAACAAGCTCCTGCCCTCAGGAGGCCTACCCTGCTAAATAGGAG GAATAACTTGCCATCCACTTTTGTCAGAATTGGAAACAAACTCAATCAGCAGAAAGATACTCGTCAAGCAACTTTCCTGTTTAGAAGGGGCCTGAAG GTGCAGGCCCAAGTGCAGTCAGCAGATGATCTTGATAATCAGACAGTAAAGAGAACTCGTCA ATGGCGAACCTCTAGCACAAGTGGAGGGATCCTGACTGTGTCTATTGACAACCCAGGAGCAATCATAAGCCCAAT TTCCCAGAAATTACGATTAACTCGTAGTCCTGTTCCACCATTTCTGATGAAGAGGGACCAATCTGAAGAGAAGAAGATTCCAAAAGGGGTTCCATTGCAGTTTGATATAAATAGTGTTGGAAAACAG acagGGATGACATTGAATGAACGATTTGGGATCCTGAAGGAGCAGAGGACAGCACTGTCTCAGAACAAAGGAAGCCGTTTTGTAACAGTGGGCTAA
- the FYTTD1 gene encoding UAP56-interacting factor isoform X1, producing MRGPGWGRPGLREAAMNAFGAAAQLPGSSAAAGARHGGGESLEKIDMSLDDIIKLNKKEERKQYSPKVKRSVQQNRAQQFSSQGSKWGIQQQKGGLVELSVLVAGYGKNRLGRRKKIAGKKRSYGVITGLAAKKAVGSHKGISPLNRQPLSEKNAQRNYQVLKRKTNLQRQSEVQRKQAPALRRPTLLNRRNNLPSTFVRIGNKLNQQKDTRQATFLFRRGLKVQAQVQSADDLDNQTVKRTRQWRTSSTSGGILTVSIDNPGAIISPISQKLRLTRSPVPPFLMKRDQSEEKKIPKGVPLQFDINSVGKQTGMTLNERFGILKEQRTALSQNKGSRFVTVG from the exons ATGCGCGGGCCCGGCTGGGGGCGGCCCGGTCTGAGGGAGGCGGCCATGAACGCGTTCGGGGCtgcggcacagctcccgggctCCTCGGCCGCGGCGGGGGCCCGGCACGGCGGCGGAGAGAGCCTGGAGAAGATCGACATGTCACTGG aTGATATAATCAAGCTGAacaagaaagaagagagaaagcaaTATTCTCCCAAAGTAAAAAGAAGTGTTCAGCAGAATCGAGCTCAACAGTTCAGTTCACAAGGCTCCAAGTGGGGAATCCAACAGCAGAAAG gaggACTTGTTGAGCTTTCTGTGCTTGTTGCAGGTTATGGTAAGAATCGTTTGGGGCGCAGAAAGAAGATAGCAGGGAAGAAGCGTTCTTATGGAGTCATAACTGGCCTGGCAGCCAAGAAAGCTGTGGGTTCACACAAAGGAATCAGTCCTCTGAACAGACAGCCACTGAGTGAGAAG aaTGCACAGCGGAATTACCAGGtcttgaaaaggaaaacaaacctgCAGAGACAATCTGAAGTGCAGAGAAAACAAGCTCCTGCCCTCAGGAGGCCTACCCTGCTAAATAGGAG GAATAACTTGCCATCCACTTTTGTCAGAATTGGAAACAAACTCAATCAGCAGAAAGATACTCGTCAAGCAACTTTCCTGTTTAGAAGGGGCCTGAAG GTGCAGGCCCAAGTGCAGTCAGCAGATGATCTTGATAATCAGACAGTAAAGAGAACTCGTCA ATGGCGAACCTCTAGCACAAGTGGAGGGATCCTGACTGTGTCTATTGACAACCCAGGAGCAATCATAAGCCCAAT TTCCCAGAAATTACGATTAACTCGTAGTCCTGTTCCACCATTTCTGATGAAGAGGGACCAATCTGAAGAGAAGAAGATTCCAAAAGGGGTTCCATTGCAGTTTGATATAAATAGTGTTGGAAAACAG acagGGATGACATTGAATGAACGATTTGGGATCCTGAAGGAGCAGAGGACAGCACTGTCTCAGAACAAAGGAAGCCGTTTTGTAACAGTGGGCTAA